One genomic region from Colletotrichum lupini chromosome 7, complete sequence encodes:
- a CDS encoding major facilitator superfamily transporter: MRPLTLLTTALAGLLAPSLTSAASLQQVTSFGANPSGAKMYIYVPDKLAASPPIIVAIHYCSGTASAYYSNTPYKGYADTYGLIVIYPESPYSGTCWDVSSTASLTHDGGGNSNAIANMVTYTLDKYAGDKSKVFVTGTSSGAMMTNVMAATYPELFAAGIAYSGVPAGCFYTGTVNGWNSTCSQGQSIASQQAWAQTALNMYPGYSGSRPRMQIYHGSADTTLYPQNWNETIKQWTGVFGYSLTPQQTLPGTPSEQYTKYVYGPNLEGIYGTGVGHSVPVMGAEDLKWFGITVRRLHAAGNDDADLGGTTGDVDGERAADRRVHGCEVGPMRRERVERVYRLREPVYLPGREPVFSINEITQVMADEKEIEPKVTSTSKGKTVSEKNADVTLRLLEQHGDEFGPLTPEMEKKIRRKLYLRVMTLLSAINIMLFVDKSTLGYAAILGLFEETGIRQAQYNNLNTMFYVGYLAFQWPGHILMQKLPFSKYVAITIFIWSVLIFLHCTATSYAGLIVLRLLLGAAEATIVPAMEITIGMFFNRREQSYLQPVLWITCQAAPLVTGFLSYGLLYAEGPVLPWKLLHIVTGGLTLFLAAWVWFEYPSNPAEARFLTLEEKIHVIRRVHAAQQSSIEQKRFKREQVVETLRDPVSWLFALQSFTLMYSNNLNYGQKNLITTSIGIKPLGSTLVAAAGGAFGILCCVVATLALRRWPSNLALHGTLWCMPAVAGGVAMVTVPWDRKIGLLACLILAAATYGVTYIIALGWTTSTAAGYTKKLTRNVMFMLGYSVGNLVSPQIWVPANAPRFYGAWASMISVSWIGTPVILWIIRFILVRRNKERLEYIAGLSEDERDGWVEQVDEGGETIRVKVDLAVLDLTDLQNKQFLYPI, from the exons ATGAGGCCTCTCACCCTCCTAACCACGGCTCTCGCAGGCCTCCTCGCGCCCTCCCTCACGAGCGCCGCCTCCCTCCAACAGGTGACCTCCTTCGGTGCCAACCCGTCGGGCGCAAAGATGTACATCTACGTCCCGGACAAGCTCGCGGCGAGCCCACCCATCATCGTAGCGATCCACTACTGCTCCGGCACCGCGAGCGCGTACTACTCCAACACGCCCTACAAAGGGTACGCCGACACCTACGGGCTGATTGTCATCTACCCGGAGTCGCCGTACTCTGGTACGTGCTGGGACGTCAGTTCGACCGCGTCCCTGACGCATGACGGCGGCGGAAACAGTAATGCCATTGCGAACATGGTGACGTATACGCTCGATAAATATGCAGGTGACAAGAGCAAGGTATTCGTGACGGGGACATCTTCGGGGGCGATGATGACG AACGTCATGGCAGCAACCTACCCAGAGCTCTTCGCCGCCGGCATAGCCTACTCGGGCGTCCCCGCGGGCTGCTTCTACACCGGCACCGTCAACGGCTGGAACTCGACCTGCAGCCAGGGCCAGTCCATCGCCTCGCAGCAGGCCTGGGCCCAGACGGCGCTCAACATGTACCCCGGATACAGCGGCAGCCGCCCCCGGATGCAAATCTACCACGGCAGCGCCGACACGACGCTGTACCCGCAGAACTGGAACGAGACGATCAAGCAGTGGACGGGCGTGTTCGGGTACAGCCTCACGCCGCAGCAGACGCTGCCCGGCACGCCGAGCGAGCAGTATACAAAGTACGTGTACGGGCCGAACTTGGAGGGGATTTACGGGACGGGGGTCGGGCATAGTGTGCCTGTTATGGGGGCTGAGGATTTGAAGTGGTTTGGGATTACGGTGA GGCGGCTCCACGCAGCCGGGAACGACGACGCAGACCTCGGCGGCACCACCGGCGACGTCGACGGCGAGCGCGCCGCCGACCGGAGGGTGCACGGTTGCGAGGTGGGGCCAATGCGGCGGGAGCGGGTGGAGCGGGTGTACCGCCTGCGCGAGCCCGTATACTTGCCAGGCCGCGAACCAGTG TTTTCGATCAACGAAATCACCCAAGTCATGGCCGACGAGAAAGAGATCGAGCCCAAGGTGACGTCTACGTCGAAGGGCAAGACCGTCTCGGAGAAGAACGCCGACGTGACGCTGCGACTCCTCGAGCAGCATGGCGACGAGTTCGGTCCCCTGACGCCCGAGATGGAGAAGAAGATTCGTAGGAAGCTCTATCTCCGCGTCATGACTCTCCTCTCGGCCATCAACATCATGCTTTTT GTCGACAAGTCGACGCTCGGTTATGCAGCTATCTTGGGCCTCTTTGAGGAAACGGGAATCAGACAAGCCCAATACAACAACTTGAACACGATGTTCTACGTCG GCTACCTAGCCTTCCAATGGCCAGGTCACATCCTCATGCAAAAGCTCCCGTTTAGCAAATACGTAGCCATCACGATCTTCATCTGGTCCGTCCTCATCTTCCTCCACTGCACAGCAACCTCCTACGCCGGCCTCATCGtcctccgcctcctcctcggcgcCGCCGAGGCCACAATCGTCCCCGCGATGGAAATCACAATCGGCATGTTCTTCAACCGCCGCGAGCAGTCCTACCTCCAGCCCGTCCTCTGGATCACCTGCCAGGCCGCGCCCCTCGTCACCGGCTTCCTCTCCTACGGCCTCCTCTACGCCGAGGGGCCCGTCCTCCCCTGGAAGCTCCTCCACATCGTCACCGGCGGCCTCACGCTCTTCCTCGCGGCCTGGGTCTGGTTCGAGTACCCTTCCAACCCGGCCGAGGCCCGCTTCCTCACCTTGGAAGAGAAAATCCACGTCATCCGCCGCGTCCACGCCGCGCAGCAGAGCTCCATCGAGCAAAAGCGCTTCAAGCGCGAACAGGTCGTCGAGACCCTCCGCGACCCCGTATCCTGGCTCTTCGCCCTGCAGTCCTTCACGCTAATGTACTCCAACAACCTAAACTACGGCCAAAAGAACCTCATCACCACCTCCATCGGCATCAAACCCCTCGGCTCGACCCTCGTCGCCGCGGCGGGCGGCGCCTTCGGCATCCTCTGCTGCGTCGTCGCCACCCTCGCCCTCCGCCGCTGGCCCAGCAACCTCGCCCTCCACGGGACCCTCTGGTGCATGCCCGCCGTCGCGGGCGGCGTCGCGATGGTCACGGTCCCCTGGGACCGCAAGATCGGCCTCCTGGCGTGCCTGATCCTCGCGGCGGCGACGTACGGCGTGACGTACATCATCGCGCTGGGGTGGACGACGTCCACGGCGGCCGGGTACACCAAGAAGCTGACGCGGAACGTCATGTTCATGCTGGGGTACAGCGTCGGCAACCTCGTGTCGCCGCAGATCTGGGTGCCGGCCAACGCGCCGCGGTTCTACGGCGCGTGGGCGTCCATGATCTCGGTGAGCTGGATCGGGACGCCGGTGATTTTGTGGATCATCCGGTTCATACTCGTGAGGAGGAACAAGGAGCGGTTGGAGTATATTGCTGGGCTGAGCGAGGATGAGCGGGACGGGTGGGTTGAGCAGGTCGACGAGGGCGGCGAGACGATCCGGGTCAAGGTCGATTTGGCGGTTTTGGACCTGACGGATCTGCAGAATAAGCAGTTTCTCTACCCCATATGA